One genomic segment of bacterium includes these proteins:
- a CDS encoding iron-containing alcohol dehydrogenase has protein sequence MKIPEYYEFYSPVKILSGENALDNLPGEIKFSGTSKPLVITDKGIVKAGIFKSVETILKEQNLNFIVFDEVPSDSDLNVVKKIAKIYEESGRDLIIAVGGGSVIDTAKGVNILVSLKVEDLKEVMGANIIRKPLKPLIVIPTTSGTGSEATCVAVIKDRERNIKMLFVSQHLIPSVAILDVRMTITLPPFLTAATAMDALTHSIEAYTSLQKNPVSDVFAWLSIKMISENLLKVLDNPQNSKGRLALANASLFAGIAFSNSMVGFVHSLGHSAGAVWNIHHGVTMNIFLPWVLEYNFEKIADELAELLLPFAGEEEYLATPKPERGRKFIQKIRELQKILEEKTGLPSRLSKAGARKEDFQRVVELALSDGSLSFNVKDADEKEILEILEKAF, from the coding sequence ATGAAAATACCAGAATATTATGAATTTTACAGCCCTGTAAAAATATTATCTGGAGAAAACGCACTGGACAACTTGCCCGGAGAAATTAAGTTCTCAGGGACATCAAAGCCACTGGTCATCACCGATAAAGGAATAGTTAAGGCAGGCATTTTTAAATCTGTGGAAACTATTCTAAAGGAGCAGAATTTAAACTTTATCGTCTTTGACGAAGTTCCATCCGACTCAGACCTTAATGTGGTGAAGAAAATTGCCAAGATTTATGAAGAAAGTGGAAGAGACTTAATCATAGCCGTCGGGGGTGGCTCTGTTATCGATACCGCCAAAGGCGTTAACATCCTGGTATCCTTAAAAGTTGAAGATCTCAAAGAAGTTATGGGAGCGAATATAATCAGGAAGCCACTTAAACCGCTCATAGTAATTCCAACGACATCCGGTACAGGTTCTGAAGCTACCTGCGTGGCGGTCATCAAAGACAGAGAAAGAAACATTAAGATGCTTTTTGTATCCCAGCATCTGATTCCCAGTGTTGCTATCCTCGACGTCAGAATGACCATAACCCTTCCACCTTTTCTAACCGCAGCAACGGCAATGGACGCCCTAACCCATAGCATTGAAGCCTACACATCCCTTCAAAAAAATCCCGTGTCAGACGTATTTGCCTGGCTATCTATCAAAATGATATCAGAAAATTTATTGAAGGTTCTGGATAATCCTCAAAATTCAAAAGGGAGACTTGCCCTTGCCAACGCCTCACTCTTTGCAGGTATCGCCTTTTCCAACTCCATGGTCGGTTTTGTCCACTCTCTCGGTCACTCCGCAGGCGCCGTCTGGAACATTCATCACGGCGTAACTATGAACATCTTCTTGCCATGGGTTTTGGAATACAACTTTGAAAAAATCGCTGACGAGCTTGCAGAACTACTATTACCCTTTGCAGGCGAAGAGGAATATCTCGCAACACCGAAACCCGAAAGAGGCAGAAAATTTATACAAAAAATAAGAGAACTACAAAAAATTCTTGAGGAAAAAACAGGGTTGCCATCCAGACTAAGTAAAGCAGGGGCAAGAAAGGAAGATTTTCAGAGGGTGGTGGAACTCGCATTGAGTGATGGTTCCCTCTCTTTCAACGTAAAAGATGCTGACGAAAAAGAAATTTTAGAAATCCTGGAAAAGGCTTTTTAA
- a CDS encoding aldehyde ferredoxin oxidoreductase family protein, translating into MHSLGSIENPKKVAIIDLTSKEVKIEEIPEAIIRKFLGGKGLAYYLLNKILKGTIPDPLFPENPIILMTGPLTGTGAPLSGRFNAVSRSPLTGLFGSSSCGGPFGIALKTCGFMGLAIKGASDKPVKIVIEGDNINIEPAQDLWGKTTSETIKALGPKPKDGTLVIGPAGENLVKYACIRSGERFLGRLGFGAVLGAKKIKAILVKHQNVKILPGNPRKLEKFKKQALEKIRKNHFTKLYSRFGTNTNILYSKEAKILPVKNFSQLDSPPEIYNNSGPFIEQNFELKPNPCSACSIVCGHKMKLDGRWVHVPEYETNALFGPNLLIFDIRKIAEINELCNELGLDTISTAVTIGYLMEAEEKGIVKSNLKFGDAEKVKAFIQDVAHKRGELATLAAEGSRFLSQKFGGKEFAIQVKGLELAAYDPRNSIGHGLSYSVANRGGCHLSAPLFPIEAYFGFMDPHKPKGKAEIVIFMENLFNVINSITTCVFTTFAYMLEDPVIKLTPRRAIKLFMENLTSVTIKFLNISVYKGLFEGATGINISEKELLKAGERIHLLERYLNAKAGLNSEEDTLPERFLKELKPVPLKEMLEEYYRKREYDASGAPKIEKLRRLGIEIY; encoded by the coding sequence ATGCACAGCCTTGGATCCATAGAAAACCCTAAAAAGGTAGCAATTATTGACCTCACAAGTAAAGAGGTCAAAATAGAAGAAATTCCCGAAGCCATTATAAGAAAATTCCTTGGAGGGAAGGGTCTCGCATACTATTTGCTCAACAAAATATTAAAGGGAACAATACCTGACCCCTTGTTTCCGGAGAATCCGATTATCCTCATGACCGGTCCACTTACAGGAACGGGAGCGCCCCTATCAGGAAGATTCAATGCGGTTTCCCGCTCACCTCTAACAGGTCTCTTCGGTTCATCCAGCTGTGGAGGCCCTTTTGGAATTGCATTAAAAACCTGCGGATTTATGGGGCTTGCCATTAAAGGGGCTTCGGACAAACCCGTTAAGATTGTCATTGAAGGAGACAATATAAACATAGAACCAGCCCAAGATTTATGGGGGAAAACTACATCTGAGACTATAAAAGCCCTCGGACCAAAACCTAAAGACGGAACTCTCGTAATCGGACCGGCTGGGGAAAATTTGGTCAAATACGCATGTATAAGAAGCGGAGAAAGGTTTTTGGGAAGACTGGGCTTTGGTGCAGTCCTTGGAGCAAAGAAGATAAAGGCTATCCTTGTAAAACATCAGAACGTGAAAATTCTACCTGGGAATCCACGGAAACTTGAGAAATTCAAAAAACAGGCTCTCGAAAAAATAAGGAAAAACCATTTCACCAAGCTCTATTCTCGCTTTGGAACAAACACAAACATCCTTTACAGCAAAGAGGCAAAAATCCTTCCTGTTAAAAATTTCTCCCAACTTGACTCCCCTCCCGAGATTTACAACAATTCCGGTCCCTTTATTGAGCAAAATTTTGAGCTTAAGCCAAATCCATGCTCAGCCTGTTCCATAGTTTGCGGGCACAAAATGAAACTGGATGGACGATGGGTTCATGTTCCGGAGTACGAGACGAACGCCCTCTTTGGCCCCAATCTCTTGATCTTCGACATCAGAAAAATTGCTGAAATTAATGAACTCTGCAATGAGTTGGGTCTTGACACCATCTCAACCGCAGTTACAATCGGTTATCTTATGGAAGCAGAAGAAAAAGGTATAGTTAAATCCAACCTGAAATTTGGGGATGCCGAAAAAGTTAAGGCATTTATTCAGGATGTTGCACACAAAAGAGGGGAACTGGCAACTCTGGCTGCAGAAGGTTCAAGATTTCTCTCACAGAAATTTGGCGGTAAGGAGTTCGCCATTCAGGTTAAGGGTCTTGAACTTGCCGCCTATGACCCGAGGAATTCCATTGGCCATGGACTTTCCTACAGCGTTGCAAATCGAGGCGGGTGCCATCTATCCGCCCCCCTGTTTCCCATTGAGGCCTACTTCGGCTTTATGGACCCTCATAAACCAAAGGGAAAGGCGGAAATTGTAATCTTTATGGAAAACCTTTTTAACGTCATCAACTCCATTACTACCTGTGTCTTTACCACCTTCGCTTACATGTTAGAAGACCCGGTAATAAAGTTAACCCCACGGAGAGCTATCAAGCTTTTCATGGAAAATCTAACCAGTGTTACGATTAAATTCCTAAACATTTCTGTCTATAAGGGGCTCTTTGAAGGGGCCACAGGAATAAACATAAGTGAGAAGGAACTTTTGAAAGCGGGGGAAAGGATCCACCTTCTTGAAAGGTATTTGAATGCGAAAGCAGGACTTAATTCTGAAGAAGATACCCTTCCTGAAAGGTTTTTGAAGGAATTAAAACCCGTTCCCCTTAAGGAAATGCTTGAAGAATATTACAGAAAGAGAGAATATGACGCAAGCGGAGCACCAAAAATTGAAAAATTAAGGAGGCTGGGCATTGAAATCTATTAA
- a CDS encoding T9SS type A sorting domain-containing protein: protein MEIWLLSAPEPDSTISRIYAGVLPASYQRLTFSLDEYREQTVYIGFRNVSVDKSYLLVDDVFLRQVPLPSTGILREEFEEGLVPPGWITTNNLWNGGTPSDAGVPDNGTRNIFYFQSSDPSGSTGELTSPRCKRDVTSGFISYRFNYYNYDGNDSLQIYYKIDDGGWILHKTVYTTPSGWQAVTGGPIYLTKGKSVHYIQFKFVGYADGGSSFMAVDNFEAYDGSILNLGDVAKPQFFVLSQGRDIVLKATGINGEIGIEIFDVSGRRSYVSTLTNGGELRISGLRGGIYFVRFSGEIKGVKKILLTY from the coding sequence TTGGAGATCTGGCTTCTCAGTGCGCCTGAACCCGATTCTACCATAAGCAGAATATACGCTGGGGTATTGCCTGCTTCTTATCAAAGATTAACCTTCAGTTTAGATGAATATAGGGAACAAACGGTCTATATAGGTTTTAGAAATGTTAGTGTGGATAAGTCTTATCTATTAGTTGATGATGTTTTCCTGAGGCAGGTTCCCCTTCCTTCTACGGGCATCCTTCGAGAAGAATTTGAAGAAGGCCTGGTGCCCCCCGGTTGGATAACGACTAACAATCTATGGAACGGTGGAACACCTTCTGATGCAGGAGTTCCGGATAATGGAACGCGCAATATCTTCTACTTCCAAAGCTCTGACCCTTCTGGTTCAACTGGTGAATTAACATCGCCCCGGTGCAAAAGGGATGTGACCTCAGGATTCATCTCCTACAGGTTTAATTACTACAACTATGACGGGAACGACTCCTTGCAGATTTATTATAAGATTGATGATGGTGGATGGATTCTTCACAAAACGGTTTACACTACGCCTTCGGGGTGGCAAGCGGTAACGGGAGGTCCAATTTACCTCACCAAAGGCAAGTCTGTACATTATATCCAGTTTAAATTCGTTGGTTATGCTGATGGTGGGAGTTCTTTCATGGCTGTTGATAACTTTGAGGCTTATGATGGTTCGATCCTCAATTTGGGTGATGTGGCCAAGCCTCAATTCTTTGTCCTCTCCCAGGGTAGGGATATTGTACTTAAGGCAACGGGAATCAATGGAGAAATTGGAATTGAGATATTTGACGTTAGCGGTAGGCGAAGTTATGTCAGTACACTTACAAACGGAGGTGAACTTAGAATTTCTGGCCTCCGAGGGGGTATTTATTTTGTGAGATTTTCTGGTGAGATTAAAGGTGTTAAGAAGATCTTGCTTACATATTGA
- a CDS encoding redox-sensing transcriptional repressor Rex: MGRIPENTLRRLTHYLRCMQRLAEQGRDEIQSKDLAAYCKVSDSLVRRDLSYFGEFGKRGKGYSISVLLPKIRQIVGLDKTRNIAVVGIGNIGRALLNYPFQKFNFKVVGGFDIKAELVGKEINGIPIYHINDIDKIVKEKGISMAIVTVPEEAGDAVRDKIISAGIRGILSFVLLRGPFPKDVWVRYIELPSELEILSFYMEKGGVI; this comes from the coding sequence ATGGGAAGAATTCCTGAAAACACTCTGAGGAGGCTGACTCATTATCTAAGGTGCATGCAGAGGCTTGCAGAGCAGGGCAGGGATGAAATCCAGTCGAAGGATCTTGCAGCTTATTGCAAGGTTTCCGATTCTCTTGTTAGGAGAGATCTATCGTATTTTGGAGAGTTTGGTAAAAGAGGGAAGGGTTATTCAATTTCTGTTCTCCTTCCCAAAATCCGACAAATTGTGGGACTTGATAAGACGAGAAACATTGCGGTGGTTGGTATTGGAAATATTGGAAGGGCACTTTTAAACTACCCATTTCAAAAGTTCAATTTCAAGGTTGTTGGTGGCTTTGACATAAAGGCAGAATTGGTTGGAAAAGAGATCAACGGGATTCCCATTTATCACATCAATGACATTGATAAAATTGTGAAGGAAAAAGGTATTTCTATGGCAATTGTTACTGTACCAGAAGAGGCGGGCGATGCGGTAAGGGATAAGATTATATCTGCAGGAATCAGAGGTATTTTGAGTTTTGTGCTTTTAAGGGGACCCTTCCCCAAGGATGTGTGGGTGAGGTACATAGAACTTCCATCGGAACTGGAAATATTGAGTTTTTATATGGAAAAAGGAGGCGTAATTTGA